The Brassica napus cultivar Da-Ae chromosome C1, Da-Ae, whole genome shotgun sequence DNA segment ATCTTTTCCAACCCAACATAAAATCAAACCATTTTAATGCAACATTATAAtttcacaccaaatttggtgtgacaCTATTCACCAAACTAAAACACTATTCACCCCACTAAAATACTATttacttaatttattaataaattagacaattaaataaatgacaaataaaaacatataatattataaaatagtttttagtaTAAAATTTGTTGTTATGGTGGAGAATAAACTTTTTTTAGTACTaaaattacactaaaatagtgtggttttgacactaaaatagtgttatgggttggagatgcttttAGAGATTACACGTtacttgtttatttttatttttattgttagtGACTTTGCTTCCTgtttatgattaaaaaaatatggacGTCTAACATCAAGTATTAtactatatactattatatatagagatttttgttttttgatgtCTACGGTTCgatcttagagcatctccaaccccactccataTTTTACTACAAAGTTGGGAAAATGGTgttatgaacaaaaaataaaaacagtactctataaatggagtaatgcttttatttttttgttcattacttcATTTTCCGCTCTTTTTTCTCAGTTTTTGAGTAAAATATAGAGTtgagttggagatgcccttagaTCGATTTTGTCTTCGCAGAAGGCGATTGTCTCTTCGTTTAGGCGATTTTTGTTATGTTGtttcaatcaaataaaaaatactatatactattatataacGATGTTGGagttgaaaatattatatatacacacatacatGTATATACTATAAATATAAACGTTGTTGGCATTTTCTTcacaaaattttctttctaagagcatctccaaaaagaaactctattttgaagtttccaaaactctatatttgaagtttcaatgtgttcttctccaaagtaaaacttcaaacctaacttcaaaattatttatattttacactatggtccttatatttgtcatagttgatgtaaattcataaaacttctataaataactagtacatatatataaatatcacagaaatattaattaaaaaatcttacactaaaatataaaattataaataaaagtacataattaaatattaagcTGCAAGCAAATActacattattccataaaattatttccgtAATGCTCTCATATATAATCAACTAGTGCATTTCAAAGTAAGAAatgattctctttatttttttatttgtagattacgagccaaaaattgttgaaaaCAGATATCCTCATAATATACCCGTTGatagtttgatatcatcaaacaaaacaatccttgatcttttaaacGAAAGAGCAACAAGCAGGGAAAAAGGTCATGAGATGATTGAATTACGACTgcaaaatgaagcaaaaaagttagcttttaaagaagtaaaagaggaaaataaaatattgctaaaaaactTAGCTTATATCGATGATGTTAATATTCTTGAATACATTCgatctgaacaagaaagaatcgtACGAAAAAGGCGTcaagagcaacaacaacaatcatcttcggttacacaaaatttgtttggacaatattttggagatttgggaGGTTCTGGAGCAAATTTAcaagactattagtgttgttataatatttaaatttgagtaataattatgtcttcatgtgtctttttaataagtttttattatggtttttttgtaatattcttgttgtttaattctagttttaaaatattataaatcttgttttaaaatttttatttaatttcatgtgtaaaacttaaatttataaaacaaatttgaaatatttatgagatataaaaagttttaaggattaaaataataaataaaaaaatatttaagaattataaatatgatatataattgtaaggaccaaaatgaaaataaaaagatgaaacttcaaatttgaagttttgaaaagtaaaactctatattggagtttcactcttcaaaattttaaatttgaagtttctttttggagagcaaaaaatttcatatttggagttatagagtttcttttggagatgctctaatgaAAAGAATAAAGTTagcaaaaatagaaagaaagcATAAACGCTAAGCTAAAGATTCTTgggaaatctgtttttttagagcaaaaaatggtaactatgtccctttaaactaatttatactactttatgtcctattagactatttttttccaaaatggcagtaatgcccttaaaattgtaatttttttaaaaatatatatattgagttcgacaagggagatcgatcgatcccactttacaagttatagtggatcgatcgatcccgatcattattcagaacaaaaaaaaacgcgaaatatatactgatcgacctggtccatttcactcgatcggcgaaggtcgatttacacagatcgaccgatctgtaagaatagatcgatcgatcccgtgccgaggaaagaatcccaaatcgattttttggttttgtatgattatatccggattgattcccacttgatttgaaccgaccaagcatgatttcaactctttaaactcgatttctCTGGTTTGAAACCCATAATTTCCCATTCACAAATAAAGGGAGACAAaatcaaattctcacccaagTTCATTAACCCTAACTCACTCAATTTCACTCTAATTTGGACGATTATTTGGCCTAACCCATACGATTTCGTGAGCTTTTTACGAATCTATCACTCATAGACATGAATCAtggtagaaataatgtgaaaattttgtgaacaatcaatggaatatagaagACGGTGAAGAAGGTTGccaaggtttttttttgtcgcttttttttgttctttttttgttttttttttaaaaaaaaaaaatcgattttttttaaatataaaagtgaatattctcaaatattttgtttccatatttttaggaactgatttcttatccgtagaatacaactaatatgtagaaatcagtttctacagttttttagaattatagtaatgtttagaatttgatttctacatgttttagatttatagtaaatctgtagaagtcggtttctacatgttttagaattagattaatgtgtagatttcgatttctaagaattttagaatgataggttaagcgcggaatgtgtattctacatatttgtagaatactcctatttacgtagatcacgtattctaaacattgtagattcaatgaaaaaagtaaacttcgttttctacttcgtagaatgtcatttctactttttttagaacataatctgaaatttataattttaacttttttataactggaaaatatacctttaagttcatataggtattttaacaaatgttactattttccaatttttttttgtttttaaaactatttattaaaattattttcataaatattaaagggtattatagaaaaatatgacacaaaatatagattagtctaaagggacatagttactatttttttgctctaaaaaaacagttttcccaaGATTCTTTTGGGTGTCTGATATTGGTTTCAGTATCATTTGTATCAATAAATTTTGAGAGGCAGAAGAATTATTTATCCGAACTAGGGATGTTAACTACAAGGTTAGGGCCCAAccctcttttgtttattataagcACAGTCCTATTTTAACCCAGTCCTATTTTAACTCTATTATAATCAAGGGTTAGAGCTGGTACCAGGGTTAGctcatttaattgaaaaaaatatttcatttatttttgttcttaagttttaaagataaaactagaaaaattaagatatgatatgaTTCTTTCCTCCAATTTGTTGagcatcaaaatcaaaagttttccTCCAAATatcgtaaaatcgagtttttgctCCACAACTAAGAATaaagtttttccgtcaaaaaacaaaaattatgtttttttccgccaaaacctaatttgagtttttccaccaaaaccacaaaatcaagttttcccgccaaaaccgcaaaatcgagttttgctgtcaaaaccggcaaatcaagttttcccgccaaaaccacaaaatcgcGTTTCCCGCCGAAacatcaaaatcaagttttccgccgaaaccggcaaatcggggtttcccgccgaaaccacaaaatctagtttttcccctcaaaaccgcaaaatcgagttttcccgccaaaaccgcaaaatcgagtttttccgtcaaaacggcaaaaacgagttttcccgccgaaaccggcaaatcgagtttttccgccgaagccgcaaaatcgagttttttcgccaaaactaaaaccgcaaaattgagtttttccacCGAagccgcaaaatcgagttttttcgccaaaactaAAACCGCAATATCGAGTTTTCCCTccaaaaccggcaaatcgagtttttccgccaaaaccgtgaaATTGAGTTTTACGGGTTTTCcagaaaaacttaattttacgtTTCAcgggaaaattcgattttgaggttttggcgaaaaactcgattttgattttttgacgggaaaactcaattttgaagttttgacgaaaaactcgattttgcgtttttggaggaaaaactcgattttgttgttttagttgaaaactcgattttgcggtttcgacggaaaatttcgttgtttagtttttggcgagaaaactcgactctaagttttttttggtgaaaaacattattaaatattgtataatagttatgtgaatcaaaataaaatggTTAGAATTTAAACTCGGGTACTATTAGGGGCCAGTCCTGTTTAAACTCTGTTTAAAAAATGAGAGTTAGAGTTACAAATGGGTTTCCCTGATCTGAACACACTTTATTTCAAATCCATAAGGCTGAATCACCTGTTTCGGCGATCTGAAGTTCAAACGTTTACTTTTAGAGTTGGACCGATGAATATTATTAGTTAATGTCGCGGAGAGCAAAAAAATTGACATAGTGGAAATGATAAGGGACAAAAGAGGACAAGATAATGATGAGATTGAGTAAAACAAAAGTTGGACAGAGATTGGAGAGTTATAAAAACCAGAGAACAAATGATTGACATAACTCCAATTTTCAAAATGCATCGTAAAGGTGAGTTTCTACAATAAGATTGCGATTACGTATACTGTAAATGGGTTTAGACTATAATAAAGGAATTAAATGTCGAAAGCCCAAATAGCCCATCTTCATCTCCTCCGAGCTCATCATAAAACTCCTCATCAAGTCCTTTTTTCATCAAGACCAAACAAATGTTTCAATTCTCAAGAAACTCAGTCATAGCAACATCTACGTCCAATGGAAAGgacactatatatatacagaaacATACGGTACCGTATATGCAGATGAGATGCAAATGCGCATACATGATAAACCAAACACCGTTATTGGTGTGTCCACAAGAGACATACGTACGTATAAGATGATAATACAAACACTTGTCCAAAGAATTTGGAGAATAAAAACatagtataaaattataattatagcTAACAATGTAAAAATGAAAcgataattttgttttcttaaattgaattaaaaaaacacaagaaGAATCTTAATAAGAACATCAAACCCATACTACAAATCACAATCAAACTTCTACCTCATAAACGATGACCGATCCAGAAACTTTGAATTCTTcttcataactttttttttcttcttcataacTTCCTTTCTCCTAACACCCGTTTTTGGTTTCTCTTTTTCGCTGTATCAGAACGGGCAATGCCATGATCATCACGTGAAGCTGAATCTTTAGTTATTGGATCCACATTAGCAGTGGTACTGCTGGTTTGGTAGTTTTGGAAAATTCCCAATAGGTTCTCCGGACTAAATGCATCTCTCGAATACTTCGTCTCTAGAATCTTCACTATCTCCGAACTCACAAAGTGTCCTGGACGCAAATCTACACAATCTTTGTCAAACCCAAGCCCAAATCTTTGAACAAGCAAGCTCCTTATGATTTGAAGCTCCTTAAGCTCGCCGATTCTTGATGCAGCAAATATCAGTCCAGCCATTGCTTCTTTAGTTTCTTCTGGTAAGAGATGAACATCGCTGGAGAGAAAAACATAAGTAATTAGGGTTATGGTACCGTGTGTCACAAGTTTTTAAATGGTACCGTGTGTCACAAGTCATGGAACAACTAACCTTTGACGATCTAAAGGAGAAAAATTCTGTAATATGGACGTGCAGAAGTAGTCGACTTGATCATAAGCTGATAACATTTTCTCGTCCTCGTAGGATTGCCTCGTCTATGGTATGGAAAATTTAATTGTCACTTGTCAGATAAGACAACTAGTGATCCCTCAAGATATGGATCAAATAAGAATACTTAAATGGTGACTAAAAGTCTAAAAGTCAGAGCCAATCTAGAGTATATATAATCAAGTGAAGTATTGGTAGTAAATCTCCAAAAATTCTAaagtttttttatagaaaattgtCTAAGACCTCCAAACCCTTATGTAGCAGCATGAGATTACATACCTTACGACGTGCTTCCTGTAAGCGATCGCTATCAAGGAGCTTAGCGACATCAGACCGGGACTGTTTAACCATACAGTCTCTTCGTCTCCGATGAATCTTGACAGAACATTGCAGACTCTGGATATGGAGTTTGCTACAAATAAGAAATACATCAGATTAATCAACACTTAACAATAAACAAAACCCTTTATCGTTTAACGTAAGTAAACAAGGTTTCTTACCACTTTGAAGCTTGTCGCCATCTTGAAGAACGAAACCAAACAGCAAAAACATTACGAAAGCATCCAGGCTTCGGTTCTTTATTCTTGGCACACGCCGTTTCCTTCATTCGGTTGGAAGATGGAAAGAgcattttttaaagaaacatAGGAGTAATAATGAGATGTTAATGTATCTACAGAaaataaaatctattatatatttaccCTTATAAAGTGGAAAGCTATTGAGtattatgatttatttatgGTACTAAATCTGGGAAACACGGCTTTTCTTTTCCAATATGGAATGTGAAAATACTCTTGTTggaccaacaaaaaaaaaaagaattgtgaAAATCCAAATAGTTGTGTTAATAGATGAACATTGATACATCTAGGCATGGACTTTTGGGTACCTGTTGGTATTCGGATCAgatttttcgggttttcgggtttacgTTCCTAGGGttcatactaaaattttattagtacgagtcgggttcggataataacacttcaggttcggttcaaaattgtattgtgtcgtaaaacccataaagtaatcatatatcatacAGATTTGGGTTATATCGGTTCGTTTCAGATATAACtgaagtaaaaaacaaaacttttgaagcaaaacataaagaaaaacatcaaaattaaataaaaattaatctatcacacataaaattgataaaataacaataaaatgttaaatcaagcatgaaaacaaatattatttgtaaataatatgtattGTCGTATAGAGAGTAGACTATTTATTTCAatgaacaaattataaaatacttatttataactaattgggtacttaaagcatttattaaaaatttaatatttattattatatatcatattaccacaaatattaattttaataattgaaatacttatatatatttcaaaatatttatattgactattaatttcggatttttcgggttactcgttcgggttcggttaataacacttcgggttcagatattttttgtaccaccctacaagaCATGTTCGAGTATTATTACATTTTGGGTCGGATAACGGATCGGATTTTTGGGTTTGGATTTTGGGTTCTGGAttttatgcccaggcctagaTACATCAGTAACTTCACTAATAATAGGAACTCAAAAAGCATTGCATGAGTTCATTAATCAGCGGCAATTCAATCGTCGTTTGTTGAATTAATGAAAGCAACATTGTGCGTTCTACCATTGTAAATCTGTAATGCCTATGTTGCGTTGAAAGAGGGTCTTCTTAaacatctctatatatatatatatatatgacgtCTTTGACATAGATCTACAcgataaaatacaataaaataaaatctaagcatttttttaacaacaaatgcatattttaaaatgcaaacgctagatggctaagtctgttacAATGGGAGAGATAATCAAAGATAAACTGATAAGTTAACATAACTAAACCGAAAAATAAATGTGGCTTAAGAAAAAAACCCGtagaaaatttttatttataattcttGAACCTCCGTTCGAAGGAACAAAAAAGTCGAAATCGACGTCAAAAAGTTCAACCACTAAATTTTGGGATCAGTTGAAAGATGTCTCCGAAGATGCATGGATCTTCCGACATTGCAATGAAGCTAAGCATCTATTTCCAAATCACTGTAAGAAAATTTGTTACTGtatctttaaatatttattatatctaAATCTTAAAGACTTAATGAAATTAGTGGTCATATAAAGATATacatatctcttatatattaaagtgcAAGTCGCCTAACGAATTAAAAATTGCCATGTggaaaaaatttagaaaaaaaaataattgccAAGTGGAAAAGTTTTACAATTTCTTAAAAGcgtaaatgcaaaaaaaaaaaaagaattaatgcAAAAACATTTTCGTCTCTTTATCTTaactgtttaaaaaaattaatatatatactgaaAATCCCTAAGATTTCTCACCCATGAACCCATGATTTTGTAACTGTTACTCTTTCTCTACATCAACTCAAAATGCCTATAACTTAAACTGATCTTTACTTGCTTTCATAAGGTTTTAATTCCTAAATTCTTTGTAACAAATTCTCTCTAAAATACGATGGATCGAAAACTTCTATCGTAAGCACAATATCAAATCTACAacattgagaaacattacaacattgttttgtaaCTACGTGTCATTATGAAAATGAAATTcagaatatttagaaaattattttggtccatcgtaatttatattatacttttcattaaactaactatcaaattaataaatagtttacaaaagaatattctcgcactttccttaaataaaaggtacgaaattacctaatatgattaacgtatatatgacaattaatgattatgaataaaaaatatttgataacaattttgtatcttagctcctttttgtttaattttatattattaaaatatattaaacaatcaaattaaccacataataaaaaaattgtattttaaatttttaacaacgactataaattattaaaaatgttaaatatctcacactaaaattttgtgatcaatggtttaactttttttttgtaataacaaaatacaaatgatcataaatagtatgaatatgaagtctcatttaatagaaattcatattatatattaatatagtttaaaattaaactatataacatataaaaatacattattttaatttctaaatttgtattgaaacaatattaaaaccttaatattttaattttgaaatttaaattgaaaaaaatcacattataaattttgtgtttatcatatgaatatgaattctcaataataaatatttatattaaaatatactatatatttatgtccATGTGATTGAATTTtagttatatacatataaaataaattaaatgattgtgttgatttatttatcaaaaaagatcataaataaacaaaatgtattgttttgatttatatgcttactctaatataattatatacataatgcgTAAATgaacacaaataaatattaatatataaaaaattatttatatatataaagttcatTTCGCACAATTGCGCGGGTGTTAACGTAGTAGATAGTTATGACTTGTGAACAGCCGGTTGTTGTGTGGGTTTAATAAATGAACAACATTTACTGTCAAACTGTTATTATCTGAGTTGCTACTTGCTACTTGCTACTTGCTACGTTGAAGGGAAAGAAAGATCAAAATAAAGAGAGAGGTGTTTAATCCCTTTAATCTATTGGTAGAGTAGGGAAGGGATCCGTTACTACTGATTGGGTGAACACTCTGTGGGCCTTTTACATGCCCATTTCTTGTTGAACTTTAGACCCATTAAAAGTTCGACACATCTAATAATAACATCAAAACGTTGCCGTTTCTGATCGTCAAACAAGCTAAAGCAGCTTGTCCCGTAGGTTTGACTTCtgtcctaaaaccctaaaaataatTTAGCTGCTGTTTAAGCAAattagaaagaacaaaaaaaaacaaatggggaagaagagaaaGCACAGCGAGACCGAAGCGGCGGCGCCGGCGAAGAAGGACGATTCAGCTCCGGAGAGACCCAAAAGGACTCTATTGGGTTGGAAAGACAAGAACGAAGATGCTGAGGAATCTAAAGCCAAGGCAGCGTCTGCGTCTGGGTTCAGGAACAAAGAGAAGGTTCTCGTTACTTGCTCCCGACGGATCAGTTTCAGGTATCGGCATCTGATGCTGAACATGGTGTCGCTAAGAGCAGTAAAGGCGCAACTCTTAATGAGCTTGTTGAGCTTAAGGGCTCTTCTTCCTGCTTGTTTTTCGAGGTAAAGCTTCCATCTTTTTAATACGTAAGTCCCAGAATCAATTGATACTCTGTTGTGGTCTGATCTTTAAGTGGTCTTAATTTAATTTCAAGAAACTGAAGGTGTTGgtatgtgtttgtttgttttggtgtTCAGTGTAGGAAGCATAAAGATCTTTACATGTGGATGGTCAAGTCTCCTAGTGGGCCCTCTGTTAAGTTCTTGGTTAATGCTGGTAACTTCTCCAGCACCTCGTACATTTAACTCATGTTTTAGCTTATGTTTTGTTCGTCTCTGACTTAAATTATGTATTATGGTGAAGTTCACACGATGGAGGAGCTGAAACTCACTGGAAATCATCTGAAAGGGTCACGCCCACTCTTGACATTCTCATCTAATTTTGATAAAGATGTACACTGGAAGCTTTTGAAAGAGATGTTAACGCAGGTTATTAATCCCATTCACTTATGTTCGTGGTTAGTTGGTTTGTACCGATTCTAATTAGGTTTCTCTTATCTCTTGCAGGTATTTGGAATCCCCAAGGAACATAGAAAGTCTAAACCGTACCATGACCATGTGTTTGCTTTCTCAATTGTCGATGACCATATATGGTTCCGTAATTACCAGGTTAGTTAAACATTATTAGCATCCCAGAGatcatttcctttttttaaactTGATTTAGCTAAGTGTAGGTCTGTTTTTATTGTCACATTGTAGATATCTGTGCCTCATAACGAGGCAGACAAGGTTGCAAGAGGTGGTCTTGATAAAATGACTCTTGTCGAGGTATATGGATATGATTATTAGTCACAACACTTTGCGTTATTCTGATTGATTGTTTCTgattgaaatataattttgttgACAGGTTGGTCCAAGGTTTTGTTTGAATCCGATTAAGATCTTTGGAGGCAGCTTTGGAGGTCCAACCCTTTACGAGAACCCATTCTACGTATCTCCAAACCAGGTACTTGGCTTCTCTCTCGCCACATTTTGCTGAATGCACCTTTTAATAATATGGAAGTTATACTAATTTCTTTCAACGTTGTTACTCAGATCCGAGCATTGGAGAAAAGGAATAAGGCTGGGAAGTTTGCAAAGAAAGTCAAagcaaaaacaagaagaaagatGCATGAACTCTCCAACCCATTGGAGCCTGATGAGTTCACAGTTTTGTCTCTACTCTTCCTTGTTATGTTTTCTTCTCTCCCTATCAAAATGTGTTGTTCTGTTTTCATGGAATGATAAGAGTTCATTATTTGCAATATAAAGTGTTTTTGCTTCTTTATTGATGTCTATTTACACAAAAGAAGTGCGTTAACATAAAATGCATCAGAACAAAAGAGCCAACTCAAGAACTGAACCAATTATAAGAAAAGATCAACGGGTATTAGCTAGAGCCCAGTTAGCTTCACTTCCTCTCCTAGGGATGACACTTATCTTAGAACAAGCATCCACTTTAAAGTTAGCTCCACATATCACACCTTCGCTGTCAATCCTCGGCATCGCCTTCATCTTGTTCTTCGGATGTTCAAAGCTCTTGAGCCATGTCTCACTGTGAAACATACACCCTGCAAACACAACAACACACAATCATCAGACTCTCAAATGTTGTTTCTTTATATTACAAGCTTTGTGTCTTTGCCTTACCAGTAGGGAAATGAGCAAATGATTTAGCCGGAGAAATGAGACGCCGGGCTGTTGAGCTCTTCCGGTGGGTGAGCAAAAGCTTTTTGAAATATTGCCaacattttgatttttctttgatCAAAATTTGAATCTTTTGTTGTTTGAATGTTTATAATAAGGAGAAAGTGTTTGAAGTATAGATCATGATTAACCTTGGTCTTTTAGTTGGAGTTTAAGTTTGGCTAAAAgatggtttttagtttttcttagattttaaagaaagaaaaggtaagaaccgtctcttaatagaaaaatgtaaaaacaaacagaaaaatatcaaatcatgaaTTAAAAACTCCTTCTAAAAAATCAGGGTTAATCATGTCTGAAGAATGTATTTATATGGATTAATTCCACGTTATGATGACTtggattttatttttggataagACCCATCTCTGACATGTCCTACGTGTTCTTAtccatttcttttcttaatttattCTTTAATCATCTGTCTTTTTCAGAATCTAGTAAATAAACAACCGAAATCCAACAACTGAAATCCAACAACTTATTTAGATTGTTTATCTCTCTTtagaatgtttttttctttttttttttgtataaatgttaaatttattcaaacttGCATCCCAAAAATGCTGACAAACTTTAGGGGTTTTATTAATTACATTCTATGAATAAAACACATCAATTACTTGGTCTTGAAGCTAACTAGGAACTAAGCCCTTCTTCAAACCAAGCGTCTCCCAACTTCTTTAATAAACTGAATCTATTTTTCATTGCTTTGTCAATGTCGCTGATCAGTTTCTGCGGTGTTGAAAGTGAACCCTCGTGCCTCTGAGTGTTCCTTTCTCTGCATAGATGATA contains these protein-coding regions:
- the LOC111205281 gene encoding uncharacterized protein LOC111205281, with product MLSAYDQVDYFCTSILQNFSPLDRQSDVHLLPEETKEAMAGLIFAASRIGELKELQIIRSLLVQRFGLGFDKDCVDLRPGHFVSSEIVKILETKYSRDAFSPENLLGIFQNYQTSSTTANVDPITKDSASRDDHGIARSDTAKKRNQKRVLGERKL